A single genomic interval of Spirosoma linguale DSM 74 harbors:
- a CDS encoding hypothetical protein (KEGG: rsq:Rsph17025_4051 hypothetical protein), whose amino-acid sequence MITPTNRQVLASTTLAGLRPVFGTGFGETARRFQMLKTLLTPYNCYVLFAEPLATEEQIRWQTELSGEVIPYADLSPERQERTKALLRYYVDAAYELIKNYQDNEDLGRMLDSCLEIPDYANIFLVGKRPVLVGWGFLRRDFNPPRGLIRKLTQRLPPPRLMVNVKLVDGLTRVPLANVRVTLQYENQTRSLQTNAEGNVSFQDIFPFDFPHFLIEASADEYRRATTAITLDRTIADLIDTGFVPLITVLSLQPSIWEQTIQFRIIDKKTQRPLSKADVRVTTSVTEQRRQSSSEGLVTFPAVPIREEESVVVYVTHTGYADERIEIPVKTTEHTIELDSSGLQGKRGAFNINLRWETIDDLDLIVTDPADNIIYYQNREADCFGCKGVLDIDANAKDDNLTDQPQENIYWEQVYPGAYRIEVLCYKRRTSTDVDIPFTILTIHGNDRFAITSTIRQEGERTLVNIVEI is encoded by the coding sequence ATGATAACGCCCACCAACCGACAAGTGCTGGCAAGTACTACCTTGGCAGGTCTGCGGCCCGTTTTTGGCACTGGATTTGGCGAAACGGCCCGGCGGTTTCAGATGCTCAAAACGCTACTGACTCCTTATAACTGCTATGTGCTGTTTGCCGAACCTCTGGCCACTGAGGAACAAATCCGGTGGCAAACGGAACTATCTGGCGAAGTCATTCCGTATGCCGACTTATCACCCGAACGTCAAGAGCGAACGAAGGCTCTCCTGCGATACTATGTCGATGCAGCTTATGAGTTGATCAAAAATTATCAGGATAATGAAGACCTGGGCCGGATGCTCGATTCCTGTCTGGAGATTCCGGATTACGCAAATATTTTTTTGGTAGGTAAGCGTCCGGTATTGGTGGGCTGGGGATTTCTGCGTCGTGATTTTAATCCGCCACGAGGCCTTATCCGAAAGTTAACGCAGCGGCTACCTCCACCTCGGCTAATGGTCAATGTAAAACTGGTCGATGGTCTGACTCGGGTTCCTCTGGCGAATGTTCGTGTCACCTTGCAGTACGAAAACCAAACTCGATCACTACAAACGAATGCGGAAGGGAATGTGAGTTTTCAGGACATCTTTCCTTTCGATTTTCCCCATTTTCTGATTGAGGCATCCGCTGATGAATACCGTCGGGCGACAACAGCCATTACACTCGACCGGACCATTGCTGACCTGATCGACACCGGATTTGTTCCTCTGATTACAGTACTATCCCTGCAACCGTCGATCTGGGAGCAGACCATACAATTTAGAATTATTGATAAAAAGACGCAACGCCCGCTGTCGAAGGCAGATGTCCGTGTCACAACCAGTGTGACAGAGCAGCGTCGTCAAAGTTCATCCGAGGGATTGGTTACCTTCCCGGCGGTACCCATTCGTGAGGAAGAATCTGTTGTGGTGTATGTAACGCACACTGGTTACGCGGACGAACGTATAGAGATTCCCGTTAAGACGACCGAACACACAATTGAGTTGGATTCCAGCGGCCTGCAAGGTAAACGGGGAGCCTTCAACATCAATCTACGCTGGGAAACAATCGACGACCTTGACCTGATCGTTACGGACCCCGCCGATAATATTATTTATTACCAGAATAGAGAAGCGGACTGTTTCGGGTGTAAGGGTGTGCTGGATATCGATGCCAATGCCAAAGACGACAACCTGACCGATCAACCACAGGAAAATATTTACTGGGAACAGGTGTATCCTGGAGCTTACCGAATTGAAGTTTTGTGCTACAAACGGCGTACCTCCACCGACGTTGATATACCCTTTACCATACTGACAATCCATGGAAATGACCGATTTGCCATAACCAGCACGATCAGGCAAGAAGGTGAACGTACTCTAGTGAACATAGTCGAAATCTGA
- a CDS encoding peptidase S8 and S53 subtilisin kexin sedolisin (PFAM: peptidase S8 and S53 subtilisin kexin sedolisin~KEGG: gme:Gmet_0751 peptidase S8 and S53, subtilisin, kexin, sedolisin), translated as MPARYPIFSTYLTAYRPVMWLAQPVHSRYAQLRDLLRNRLGAASADLLAEPFIPAPADLVRTEARWFSEAFRQGTPLPDLPAAERLRVSQLLDTQLTAARELAHELEQSPQTETQQMGTLLRLAIEVPGPECVLTNGDSIVLVLWGFDSDRSRQERFRVSQYLKHQLPVSTTPNPANPNPPTVPVNALNNEVTTNTDTAIRRSWWSWFSWWPRWGWTSAPVGPAGPVGPTGPGGCGCLLAGLLGLLLLFALLYWFWPTAWPSWLPGHPGSPETGRSISPNLPDRGAGQLPPVDTTQIINDPTDSLKRPVVGNRLNVFLKKEADLVKFADKLKKDYPTDEVHVVAFDTIYKAIQVEFPANQREVWRQRLEKMPEVYVVFDEHLFQASAVPNDPALIDHKKGWYFSAIRAFDAWNITRGLPEVIVAVLDDGFDTHHPELTGQLVQPRNVPAGNNEVNTKSVTGGLHGTHVAGTVAGFANNGEGSSGIAPGCRVMSIQVSDVGGIRSLALVFGIQYAIQHGAQIISLSLGSALPPPVVARLKTMPESEQESWARAYQQTRGYQSEQRLWNQLFGEATRNGIVVVKAAGNDGLPAKFDPMNTTPYTINVSAAALPGANGQIRLATFSNYGSATTLTAPGEQIYNAVAGGGYDFLDGTSMATPIVAGGVALIKSIRPDLSPTQIREVLVQTGIPFVNNVHPVGPMIQLDKALMASRQLPRDACATMTDSLRREIQRLKRQLPVF; from the coding sequence ATGCCTGCTCGCTATCCCATTTTCAGTACATACCTCACGGCTTACCGACCGGTCATGTGGCTGGCTCAGCCTGTCCATAGTCGGTATGCCCAACTGCGCGATCTATTGCGTAATCGGTTGGGAGCCGCTAGTGCTGACTTGTTGGCTGAGCCATTTATTCCCGCTCCCGCCGATCTGGTTCGGACAGAAGCACGCTGGTTTTCAGAAGCCTTTCGACAGGGTACTCCGCTGCCCGATCTGCCCGCTGCAGAACGACTCCGGGTCAGTCAATTACTCGATACCCAACTGACAGCCGCCCGCGAACTGGCCCATGAACTCGAGCAATCTCCGCAAACCGAAACCCAGCAAATGGGAACCCTGCTGCGATTGGCCATCGAAGTACCGGGTCCAGAATGCGTGCTCACCAATGGTGATAGCATCGTACTGGTGCTTTGGGGCTTCGATTCGGATCGGAGTCGTCAGGAACGTTTTCGGGTTAGCCAGTACCTCAAACACCAATTACCAGTTTCAACAACGCCGAATCCGGCAAATCCCAATCCGCCTACAGTACCGGTCAACGCTCTTAACAATGAGGTAACCACTAACACGGATACTGCAATACGTCGGTCATGGTGGAGCTGGTTCAGTTGGTGGCCTCGCTGGGGTTGGACAAGCGCACCGGTTGGTCCGGCGGGCCCTGTCGGACCAACCGGTCCTGGCGGCTGTGGTTGCTTGCTGGCCGGATTACTCGGTTTATTATTGCTATTCGCTTTGCTGTACTGGTTTTGGCCAACCGCCTGGCCATCGTGGTTACCTGGTCATCCTGGCAGTCCGGAAACAGGTCGCTCCATTAGCCCTAATCTACCCGACCGGGGAGCCGGACAGCTCCCTCCGGTCGACACTACGCAAATTATCAATGACCCAACCGATTCGCTCAAGCGACCCGTAGTCGGCAACCGCCTGAACGTCTTCCTGAAAAAAGAGGCTGATCTGGTCAAATTTGCCGATAAGCTAAAAAAAGACTACCCTACCGATGAGGTTCACGTTGTGGCATTCGATACAATTTATAAGGCTATTCAGGTCGAATTTCCGGCTAACCAACGCGAAGTCTGGCGGCAACGGCTGGAAAAAATGCCAGAGGTCTATGTTGTCTTCGACGAACACCTGTTCCAGGCAAGCGCTGTACCCAACGATCCGGCTCTTATCGATCATAAAAAGGGCTGGTATTTTAGTGCTATTCGGGCGTTTGATGCCTGGAATATTACACGCGGCTTGCCGGAAGTGATCGTTGCCGTTCTGGATGATGGATTCGATACTCATCATCCAGAATTAACTGGTCAACTCGTTCAGCCACGCAACGTACCAGCGGGCAACAATGAGGTTAATACGAAGAGTGTAACAGGTGGGCTTCATGGTACCCACGTAGCCGGTACTGTGGCCGGGTTTGCTAATAATGGTGAAGGATCGTCAGGTATCGCACCAGGTTGCCGGGTTATGTCTATTCAGGTAAGTGACGTAGGCGGAATTCGTTCGCTGGCGCTGGTTTTCGGTATTCAGTATGCGATTCAACACGGAGCACAGATCATTAGCCTGTCATTAGGCTCAGCCCTACCCCCTCCCGTTGTCGCCCGACTCAAAACGATGCCCGAATCCGAGCAGGAGTCCTGGGCCAGAGCCTACCAACAGACACGCGGCTATCAATCGGAACAAAGGCTTTGGAACCAGTTGTTTGGTGAAGCAACTCGCAATGGAATTGTGGTCGTTAAAGCGGCCGGGAACGATGGGTTACCCGCCAAATTCGACCCCATGAATACGACACCGTACACCATCAATGTCTCGGCAGCTGCCTTGCCGGGCGCAAACGGTCAGATTCGACTGGCCACGTTCAGCAACTATGGATCGGCAACAACCCTGACCGCCCCCGGCGAACAGATCTACAATGCCGTGGCAGGTGGAGGATACGATTTTCTGGATGGAACCAGCATGGCTACCCCTATCGTAGCGGGTGGAGTAGCGCTCATTAAATCCATCCGACCCGACTTGTCGCCGACTCAGATTCGGGAGGTTCTGGTACAGACAGGTATTCCATTTGTCAATAACGTTCACCCGGTTGGGCCGATGATTCAACTGGATAAAGCGTTGATGGCTAGCCGTCAGTTGCCTCGAGATGCCTGTGCAACCATGACGGATAGTCTGCGGAGAGAAATACAGCGACTAAAACGGCAGCTTCCTGTCTTCTGA